One Cupriavidus taiwanensis LMG 19424 DNA segment encodes these proteins:
- a CDS encoding chromate transporter, with amino-acid sequence MHRMQPTDMALVERPEPPAYTLWQLVLYFLRLGTLGFGGPVALAGYMHRDLVERRGWIADGDYKEGLALAQLAPGPLAAQLAIYLGYVHYRVVGATLIGMAFVLPSFLMVLALGWAYVRFGGLAWMQAVFYGVGAAVIGIIAISAYKLTTKSVGRDKLLWAIYLVLAAVTIVTESEIAWLFLAAGVLAWFWRAPPKWLRQSGANALAAAQVPAASGFLSALDWPLLTQIGVFFAKAGAFVFGSGLAIVPFLYGGVVTEHQWLNEKQFVDAVAVAMITPGPVVITVGFIGYLVAGLPGACVAALATFLPCYLFTVLPAPYFKKYGKLPAILAFVDGVTAAAIGAITGAVFVLAKRSIVDLPTALLALATIALLLKFRKLPEPIIIAAAALIGLAIYPVLRS; translated from the coding sequence ATGCACCGCATGCAACCTACCGACATGGCTTTAGTGGAACGCCCGGAGCCGCCTGCCTACACGCTGTGGCAGCTGGTGCTGTATTTCCTGCGGCTTGGCACGCTCGGCTTCGGCGGGCCGGTCGCGCTGGCCGGTTATATGCACCGTGACCTGGTCGAGCGGCGCGGATGGATCGCCGATGGCGATTACAAGGAAGGGCTCGCACTGGCGCAGCTGGCGCCCGGACCGCTGGCCGCGCAACTGGCCATCTATCTAGGCTACGTGCACTACCGCGTTGTCGGTGCCACGCTGATCGGGATGGCCTTTGTGCTGCCATCGTTCCTGATGGTGCTGGCGCTGGGCTGGGCCTACGTCCGCTTTGGCGGGCTGGCCTGGATGCAAGCGGTGTTCTATGGCGTGGGCGCCGCCGTGATCGGCATTATCGCCATCAGCGCCTATAAGCTGACCACGAAAAGCGTCGGCAGGGACAAGCTGCTGTGGGCGATCTACCTTGTGCTGGCCGCGGTGACCATCGTCACCGAATCCGAAATCGCGTGGCTGTTCCTGGCGGCCGGCGTGCTGGCGTGGTTCTGGCGCGCGCCGCCAAAGTGGCTGCGGCAGAGCGGCGCCAATGCGCTTGCAGCGGCGCAGGTACCAGCGGCAAGCGGCTTCCTCAGCGCGCTGGACTGGCCGTTGCTGACCCAGATCGGCGTGTTCTTCGCCAAGGCCGGTGCCTTCGTATTCGGCTCGGGCCTTGCGATCGTCCCGTTCCTCTATGGCGGCGTGGTGACGGAGCACCAGTGGCTCAATGAAAAGCAGTTTGTTGACGCCGTCGCTGTCGCCATGATCACGCCCGGCCCCGTGGTCATCACGGTCGGCTTTATCGGTTACCTGGTGGCGGGACTGCCTGGCGCCTGCGTGGCGGCCCTGGCAACGTTCCTGCCCTGCTACCTGTTTACCGTGTTGCCAGCGCCCTACTTCAAGAAGTATGGAAAACTGCCGGCCATCTTGGCCTTTGTCGATGGCGTCACGGCCGCCGCGATCGGCGCCATCACCGGGGCGGTCTTCGTGCTGGCCAAGCGCTCGATCGTCGATCTGCCGACCGCCCTGCTGGCGCTGGCCACGATTGCGCTGCTGCTGAAGTTCAGGAAACTGCCGGAGCCCATCATCATCGCCGCCGCCGCGCTGATCGGCCTCGCGATTTATCCGGTGCTGCGCTCCTGA
- a CDS encoding acyl-CoA dehydrogenase family protein has protein sequence MIEQTLSNNFHEIRDAIRALCAEFPDEYFRKVDEQRAYPEAFVNALTAAGWLAALIPQEYGGSGLGLTEASVIMEEINRCGGNSGACHGQMYNMGTLLRHGSTAQKEKYLPKIASGEWRLQSMGVTEPTTGTDTTKIKTSAVKKDGRYVVNGQKVWISRVQHSDFMILLARTTPLADVKKKSEGMSIFMVDLHEAQKKGLTVRPIPNMVNHETNELFFEDLEIPEENLIGEEGKGFKYILDGLNAERTLIAAECIGDGYWFMDRVTKYVKEREVFGRPIGQNQGVQFPIAESFIELEAANLMRWKACELFDKHESMGAQANMAKYLAAKASWEAGNACLQFHGGFGFACEYDVERKFRETRLYQVAPISTNLIYSFVAEHVLGLPRSF, from the coding sequence ATGATCGAACAGACCCTATCGAACAATTTCCACGAAATCCGCGATGCCATCCGTGCGCTGTGCGCGGAGTTCCCGGACGAGTACTTCCGCAAGGTGGACGAACAGCGCGCCTATCCCGAGGCTTTCGTCAATGCGCTGACCGCGGCGGGCTGGCTGGCGGCGCTGATTCCGCAGGAATACGGTGGCTCCGGCCTTGGGCTGACCGAGGCCTCGGTGATCATGGAAGAGATCAACCGCTGCGGCGGCAATTCCGGCGCCTGCCACGGCCAGATGTACAACATGGGCACGCTGCTGCGGCACGGCTCCACGGCGCAGAAGGAAAAATACCTGCCGAAGATCGCCTCGGGCGAATGGCGCCTGCAGTCGATGGGCGTGACCGAGCCCACCACCGGCACCGATACCACCAAGATCAAGACCTCGGCGGTGAAGAAGGACGGCCGCTACGTCGTCAATGGCCAGAAGGTGTGGATCAGCCGCGTGCAGCACAGCGACTTCATGATCCTGCTGGCGCGCACCACGCCGCTGGCCGACGTCAAGAAGAAGAGCGAGGGCATGTCGATCTTCATGGTCGACCTGCACGAGGCGCAGAAGAAGGGCCTGACCGTGCGCCCGATCCCGAACATGGTCAACCATGAGACCAACGAGCTGTTCTTCGAGGACCTGGAGATCCCCGAGGAAAACCTGATCGGCGAAGAGGGCAAGGGCTTCAAGTACATCCTCGATGGCCTGAATGCCGAACGCACGCTGATCGCGGCCGAGTGCATCGGTGACGGCTACTGGTTCATGGACCGGGTCACGAAGTACGTGAAGGAGCGTGAAGTCTTCGGCCGCCCCATCGGCCAGAACCAGGGCGTGCAGTTCCCGATCGCCGAGTCCTTTATCGAGCTGGAGGCGGCTAACCTGATGCGCTGGAAAGCGTGCGAACTGTTCGACAAGCACGAGTCCATGGGCGCGCAGGCCAACATGGCCAAGTACCTGGCCGCCAAGGCCAGCTGGGAGGCCGGCAACGCCTGCCTGCAGTTCCACGGCGGTTTCGGCTTTGCCTGCGAATACGATGTCGAGCGCAAGTTCCGCGAGACGCGCCTGTACCAGGTGGCGCCGATCTCGACCAACCTGATCTACTCCTTCGTCGCCGAACACGTGCTGGGCCTGCCGCGCTCGTTTTGA
- a CDS encoding acetyl-CoA hydrolase/transferase family protein, producing MHDLASRLQTLIHPGDHLWWGQATAEPLTLTRALVAHRHAIARGGRFGVFVGIGQSDTLQPEHADVIDFFGYAASGPHRRLASAGVLDIVPSHYSHLPGLIRHGTLRADVVLVQVSPADEQGRHSLGLVHEYLPAALDRARVIIAEVNPEVPWTHGSRYLTADQIDLRVEAECQPISLERSAPGPAELAIARHIAGWIEDGATLQMGIGNLPEAVVAALHDRRDLGLHSGAVGDGIAALAEAGVLTNARKSIDTGIGIGGILMGSERLRRWAHRNPRLQLRETAYTHHPEVLASVDKLTAINSAIEVDLTGQVNAEVAAGVYVGAVGGAVDFLRGAARSRGGLPIVALPATAKGASRIVAQLSGPVSTPRADAGLIVTEHGVADLRGQTLSQRVRRMLDIAAPEHRAGLERQAHALLRQCGAAFVALPGTAPTD from the coding sequence ATGCACGACCTGGCCTCCCGACTGCAAACCCTGATCCACCCCGGCGACCACCTGTGGTGGGGACAAGCCACCGCCGAGCCGCTGACGCTGACGCGCGCGCTGGTGGCACACCGCCATGCCATCGCCCGCGGCGGGCGCTTCGGCGTCTTTGTCGGCATCGGACAGTCCGACACGCTGCAGCCCGAGCACGCCGATGTCATCGATTTCTTCGGCTATGCCGCCAGCGGGCCGCATCGCCGGCTGGCCAGCGCGGGCGTGCTCGACATCGTGCCGAGCCATTATTCGCACTTGCCGGGGCTGATCCGGCACGGCACGCTGCGCGCCGACGTGGTGCTGGTGCAGGTATCGCCGGCTGACGAGCAGGGCCGCCACAGCCTGGGGCTGGTGCATGAATACCTGCCCGCCGCGCTCGACCGGGCCCGCGTGATCATTGCCGAAGTGAACCCCGAGGTGCCGTGGACCCACGGCAGCCGCTATCTCACGGCCGACCAGATCGATTTGCGGGTCGAGGCCGAGTGCCAGCCCATCAGCCTGGAGCGCAGCGCTCCCGGGCCGGCCGAACTCGCCATCGCCCGCCATATCGCCGGCTGGATCGAAGACGGCGCGACCCTGCAGATGGGCATCGGCAACCTGCCCGAGGCCGTGGTGGCGGCGCTGCATGACCGCCGCGACCTTGGGCTGCACAGCGGCGCGGTCGGCGATGGCATTGCCGCGCTGGCCGAGGCCGGCGTGCTGACCAACGCACGCAAGAGCATCGATACGGGCATCGGCATTGGCGGCATCCTGATGGGCAGCGAGCGGTTGCGGCGCTGGGCGCATCGCAATCCGCGGCTGCAGCTGCGCGAAACCGCCTATACCCACCATCCCGAAGTGCTCGCCAGCGTGGACAAGCTGACCGCGATCAATTCGGCGATCGAGGTCGACCTGACCGGACAGGTCAACGCCGAAGTGGCAGCAGGCGTCTATGTCGGCGCCGTCGGCGGCGCAGTGGATTTCCTGCGCGGCGCCGCCCGCAGCCGCGGCGGCCTGCCGATCGTGGCGCTGCCCGCCACCGCCAAAGGGGCAAGCCGCATCGTCGCGCAATTGTCCGGCCCGGTCAGCACCCCGCGCGCCGATGCCGGACTGATCGTCACCGAGCATGGCGTGGCCGACCTGCGCGGCCAGACCCTGTCGCAGCGCGTGCGCCGCATGCTGGACATCGCTGCCCCAGAGCACCGCGCCGGCCTGGAGCGCCAGGCCCATGCGCTGCTGCGCCAGTGCGGCGCGGCCTTCGTCGCCCTTCCCGGGACGGCACCCACCGACTAA
- a CDS encoding acetyl-CoA C-acetyltransferase — protein MRRAAIVTPLRTPVGTFGGSLRPVPVEELAATAVRAVVERSGIDPARIDDVVFAQSYANSEVPCVGRWAALQAGLPVEVPGMQLDRRCGGGLQAIVTASMMVQSGAADVVIAGGVESMSNIEYYTTDMRWGARSGNVRFFDRLDRGRERSQPVERFGKISGMIETAENLARDYGISREAADAFAVRSHQRAAAAWEAGRFDAEIVPVQVPQRKGDPVAFTRDEGFRPQTTLDSLAKLRVLMPNGTVTAGNASQQNDASAACLIVAEDKLAELGLTPMASLVGWAAAGCEPSHMGIGPVPAVKKLLARLNLTLDQMDLVELNEAFACQVLAVLKGWDWQDQDTIEQKLNVNGSGISLGHPIGATGVRILATLLHELQRRGGRYGLETMCIGGGQGIAAVFERY, from the coding sequence ATGCGCAGAGCTGCAATCGTCACCCCCCTTCGCACCCCCGTCGGCACCTTCGGCGGCAGCCTGCGCCCGGTTCCGGTCGAAGAACTGGCCGCGACCGCCGTGCGTGCCGTGGTGGAGCGCAGTGGCATCGATCCCGCGCGCATCGACGACGTCGTCTTTGCCCAGTCCTACGCCAACAGCGAAGTGCCGTGCGTGGGCCGCTGGGCCGCGCTGCAGGCCGGCCTGCCGGTGGAAGTGCCGGGCATGCAGCTGGATCGCCGCTGCGGCGGCGGCCTGCAGGCCATCGTCACCGCATCGATGATGGTGCAGAGCGGCGCCGCCGACGTGGTGATCGCGGGCGGTGTCGAAAGCATGAGCAATATCGAGTACTACACCACCGATATGCGCTGGGGGGCGCGCTCCGGCAACGTGCGTTTCTTCGACCGCCTCGACCGCGGCCGCGAACGCTCTCAGCCGGTGGAGCGCTTCGGCAAGATCTCCGGCATGATCGAGACCGCCGAGAATCTGGCGCGCGACTACGGCATCAGCCGCGAGGCCGCCGACGCCTTTGCCGTGCGCAGCCATCAGCGCGCCGCGGCCGCGTGGGAAGCCGGACGCTTCGACGCCGAGATCGTGCCGGTGCAGGTGCCGCAGCGCAAGGGCGATCCGGTGGCGTTCACGCGTGACGAAGGCTTCCGCCCGCAGACCACGCTCGACAGCCTGGCCAAGCTGCGCGTGCTGATGCCGAACGGCACCGTCACCGCGGGCAATGCGAGCCAGCAGAACGATGCCTCAGCCGCCTGCCTGATCGTCGCCGAGGACAAGCTCGCCGAACTCGGCCTGACCCCGATGGCCTCGCTGGTGGGCTGGGCGGCTGCCGGCTGCGAGCCCTCGCACATGGGCATCGGCCCGGTGCCTGCGGTGAAGAAGCTGCTGGCGCGCCTGAACCTGACGCTGGACCAGATGGACCTGGTCGAGCTGAACGAGGCCTTTGCCTGCCAGGTGCTGGCCGTGCTCAAGGGTTGGGACTGGCAGGACCAGGACACCATCGAGCAGAAGCTCAACGTGAACGGCTCCGGCATCTCGCTGGGCCATCCGATCGGCGCCACGGGCGTGCGCATCCTCGCCACGCTGCTGCATGAATTGCAGCGCCGCGGTGGCCGCTACGGCCTGGAAACCATGTGCATCGGCGGCGGCCAGGGTATTGCCGCGGTATTCGAGCGCTACTGA
- a CDS encoding LysR family transcriptional regulator — protein MRFDLVDLKLFTHIAEAQSLTGGAQRSHLSLAAASTRIKNLEEHVGVKLLSRSSQGVKVTGAGETLLAHARRVLRQLEQLSGDLQEYAAGVKGHVRVFANTTAMSEFLPAVLRSYLVSHPDVTIDMHERLSPDIVRAVQEGIVDIGIIAGNVRTDGLEVMPYRRDRLVLATALSHPLAERARVDFIDTLDYDFIGLPEDSAIHNFLKRAAADLQRSLRWRVQVSNFETACRMIEANVGVGVLPETTARRHARSMALRIVQLDDEWAERQLQICVADLDALPLFARKLVDLLVEDGQGRQD, from the coding sequence ATGCGCTTTGATCTGGTCGACCTGAAACTGTTCACGCATATCGCGGAGGCACAGAGCCTGACCGGCGGTGCGCAGCGGTCCCACCTGTCTCTGGCAGCGGCCAGCACGCGCATCAAGAACCTGGAGGAACACGTCGGTGTCAAGCTGCTGAGCCGCAGCAGCCAGGGCGTGAAGGTGACCGGGGCCGGCGAGACCCTGCTGGCCCACGCGCGCCGCGTGCTGCGCCAGCTCGAGCAGCTGAGCGGCGACCTGCAGGAATACGCGGCCGGCGTCAAAGGCCATGTGCGCGTGTTCGCCAATACCACCGCCATGAGCGAGTTCCTGCCGGCGGTGCTGCGCAGCTACCTGGTCAGCCATCCGGACGTGACCATCGACATGCATGAACGGCTCAGCCCTGACATCGTGCGCGCGGTGCAGGAGGGCATCGTCGATATCGGCATCATCGCCGGCAATGTGCGTACCGATGGGCTGGAGGTCATGCCATACCGGCGCGACCGGCTGGTGCTGGCCACCGCGCTGAGCCATCCGCTGGCCGAGCGCGCGCGCGTGGATTTCATCGATACGCTGGACTACGACTTCATCGGCCTGCCTGAAGACAGCGCCATCCACAACTTCCTCAAGCGGGCCGCGGCGGACCTGCAGCGCAGCCTGCGCTGGCGCGTGCAGGTCAGCAATTTCGAGACCGCCTGCCGCATGATCGAGGCCAACGTGGGCGTGGGCGTGCTGCCCGAGACCACCGCGCGCCGCCATGCGCGGTCCATGGCGCTGCGCATCGTCCAGCTCGACGACGAGTGGGCCGAGCGCCAGCTGCAGATCTGCGTGGCCGACCTCGATGCCTTGCCGCTGTTCGCGCGCAAGCTGGTAGACCTGCTGGTCGAAGACGGCCAGGGGCGCCAGGACTGA
- a CDS encoding AraC family transcriptional regulator: MHASLQQLLLAFPLSVGAGRGRVVVRRRGYERVLLPGQQAIVEPFEAFALRLDGSSAQPAGCTLEMLGLSPAQPSECLHHRIAKRVFLQPQYAWNAAFIAERLGMSAAQLRRALFAQGTALTDLCRTQRLMRLLFDVMAGEAGLADARRRVGWPASGDLDSAFYDRFGVSLEAARRLAGVHAMPRQRSVA, from the coding sequence ATGCACGCCAGCCTGCAGCAGCTGTTGCTGGCCTTTCCGCTGTCGGTCGGCGCCGGACGCGGCCGGGTGGTGGTCAGGCGGCGCGGCTACGAGCGGGTGCTGCTGCCCGGCCAGCAGGCCATCGTCGAGCCGTTCGAGGCGTTCGCGCTGCGCCTGGATGGCAGCAGTGCCCAGCCGGCGGGCTGCACGCTGGAGATGCTGGGACTGTCCCCGGCACAACCCTCGGAATGCCTGCATCACCGCATTGCCAAGCGGGTGTTCCTGCAGCCGCAGTACGCCTGGAACGCGGCCTTTATCGCGGAGCGGCTCGGCATGTCGGCTGCGCAGCTGCGCCGCGCGCTGTTCGCCCAGGGTACCGCGCTGACCGACCTGTGCCGCACGCAACGGCTGATGCGGCTGCTGTTTGACGTCATGGCGGGCGAAGCGGGCCTTGCGGATGCCAGGCGGCGGGTCGGGTGGCCTGCGAGCGGTGACCTGGACAGCGCATTCTATGATCGCTTCGGTGTCTCGCTGGAAGCCGCGCGCAGGCTGGCCGGCGTGCACGCCATGCCGCGGCAGCGCTCGGTCGCGTGA
- a CDS encoding LysR family transcriptional regulator, translated as MEDVLDRKRALCLLQIIETGSVRGAAEVLELDPSVVSRAVAKLEQDTGLTLLERRGRGVVATDAGRLLALFARRQQDLNDTFLAEVNNLKNAQRGHVELSFGEGFVDLVLEPVLQGFLRKHPDVTCSIQVAGTDETVRLLLEDLAHIGFVFQPPDDARLHSHYSRLSPIRAHVHKDHPLARRRRALTLADLSQHQGAFLAGSFGVRKHVQAAELDEHITLKPMLVTNSFKVLWEYAAMGLGYILTARSVPLKEPQLRQLVSLPLANPILNNSRIHILTRTGRHLSPVADGLLRHLVKAFPAA; from the coding sequence ATGGAAGACGTACTGGACCGCAAGCGGGCGCTGTGCCTGCTGCAGATCATCGAAACCGGTTCGGTGCGCGGCGCCGCCGAAGTGCTGGAGCTGGACCCCTCGGTGGTCAGCCGCGCCGTGGCCAAGCTGGAGCAGGACACCGGCCTGACGCTGCTGGAGCGGCGCGGGCGCGGCGTGGTCGCCACCGACGCGGGACGGCTGCTGGCACTGTTCGCGCGGCGCCAGCAGGACCTGAACGACACCTTCCTGGCCGAGGTGAACAACCTGAAGAACGCCCAGCGCGGGCATGTCGAACTGTCCTTCGGCGAAGGCTTTGTCGACCTGGTGCTCGAGCCGGTGCTGCAGGGCTTCTTGCGCAAGCACCCCGACGTCACCTGCAGCATCCAGGTGGCGGGCACCGACGAGACCGTGCGCCTGCTGCTGGAAGACCTGGCCCATATCGGCTTCGTGTTCCAGCCGCCCGACGATGCGCGGCTGCACTCGCACTATTCGCGCTTGTCGCCGATCCGCGCGCACGTGCACAAGGACCATCCGCTGGCGCGGCGCCGCCGCGCGCTGACGCTGGCAGACCTGTCGCAGCACCAGGGCGCGTTCCTGGCCGGCTCGTTCGGCGTGCGCAAGCATGTGCAGGCAGCGGAGCTGGACGAGCACATCACGCTCAAGCCGATGCTGGTGACCAACTCCTTCAAGGTGCTTTGGGAGTACGCCGCGATGGGGCTGGGCTATATCCTGACGGCGCGCTCGGTGCCGCTGAAGGAGCCGCAGCTGCGGCAGCTGGTATCGCTGCCGCTGGCCAACCCGATCCTGAACAACAGCCGCATCCACATCCTGACGCGCACCGGCCGGCATCTGTCGCCGGTGGCGGACGGCCTGCTGCGGCACCTGGTCAAGGCGTTTCCGGCAGCCTGA
- a CDS encoding M20 aminoacylase family protein, protein MTLALPADLQSSIQTLAPEFVAIRRRIHAHPELAFEERQTSNLVAEQLAAWGYTVHRGLGTTGVVGTLRKGHGSKALGIRADMDALPIQEQTGLDYASTIAGKMHACGHDGHTAILLCAARYLAESGDFNGTLNLIFQPAEENEGGALRMLEDGLFERFPCDEVYALHNSPGMPVGQIGVIAGPAMASFDRATVTLRGRGAHGAMPHHGIDVMQGAASMVLGLQSIVSREIDALKSAVITVGALQAGSTYNVVPDTATIKIGVRTLDPRVRTLVEERIQAFVSAQAQSFRLQAEVVYERKYPVLVNHAAQTEFARQAAIRLVGADNVVERPPVMGSEDFAYMLERRPGAYIRLGNGLGEDGGCMVHNPLYDFNDKALPVGAAFWAHLAQSYLA, encoded by the coding sequence ATGACGCTCGCCCTGCCCGCCGACCTGCAGTCATCGATCCAGACCCTCGCGCCGGAATTCGTTGCGATCCGGCGCAGGATCCACGCGCATCCGGAACTGGCCTTCGAAGAACGCCAGACCAGCAACCTCGTCGCCGAGCAGCTGGCGGCATGGGGCTACACGGTGCATCGCGGCCTGGGCACCACGGGCGTGGTCGGCACGCTGCGCAAGGGCCACGGCAGCAAGGCGCTGGGCATCCGCGCCGACATGGACGCACTGCCGATCCAGGAACAGACCGGGCTGGACTATGCCAGCACCATCGCGGGCAAGATGCACGCGTGCGGCCATGACGGCCACACCGCGATCCTGCTCTGTGCCGCGCGCTACCTGGCCGAGTCGGGCGACTTCAACGGCACGCTGAACCTGATCTTCCAGCCGGCCGAGGAAAACGAAGGCGGCGCGCTGCGCATGCTGGAAGACGGGCTGTTCGAGCGCTTCCCGTGCGACGAGGTATACGCCCTGCACAACTCGCCGGGAATGCCGGTGGGGCAGATCGGCGTCATCGCCGGCCCCGCCATGGCCTCGTTCGACCGCGCCACGGTCACGCTGCGCGGGCGCGGTGCCCACGGCGCCATGCCGCATCACGGCATCGACGTGATGCAGGGCGCGGCCAGCATGGTGCTGGGGCTGCAATCCATCGTCAGCCGCGAGATCGATGCGCTCAAGTCGGCGGTCATCACCGTGGGCGCGCTGCAGGCCGGCAGCACCTACAACGTGGTGCCCGACACCGCCACCATCAAGATCGGCGTGCGCACGCTGGACCCGCGCGTGCGCACACTGGTGGAAGAGCGCATCCAGGCCTTTGTCTCGGCGCAGGCGCAGAGCTTCCGCCTGCAAGCCGAGGTGGTCTACGAGCGCAAGTACCCGGTGCTGGTCAACCACGCCGCACAGACCGAATTCGCGCGCCAGGCCGCGATCCGGCTGGTGGGCGCGGACAACGTGGTGGAGCGCCCGCCGGTGATGGGCAGCGAGGACTTCGCCTACATGCTCGAGCGCCGGCCCGGCGCCTACATTCGCCTGGGCAACGGCCTGGGCGAAGACGGCGGCTGCATGGTGCACAACCCGCTGTACGACTTCAACGACAAGGCTCTGCCGGTCGGCGCCGCATTCTGGGCGCACCTGGCGCAAAGCTATCTGGCCTGA
- a CDS encoding tripartite tricarboxylate transporter substrate binding protein: protein MATLNRRRFLQHAGLAAGASVLSGLPAFAADAFPAKALSLVVPYPAGGASDASARIFGESISKSVRQQVVVENYGGGTGLIGANKVLAAPADGYTFFHGSINEVFLAPLLNPAARYKPQDFLLAAPISDANIVLMVRNGIAVDSLDKFIEFARQGKGKSLTYATVGIDSIYHLMGDALASRLGVPFLHVPYKGGAPALQGLAGGEVDFAILPYQSSFESMQQQGRLKILTSFSRTLPPALKSIPLISQSRLVPDFEYTIGGGYFVRQGTPADRVAVLRKAIGEALAKPEIRAKLEAEGRTVLQPIDSQEQANRMFDQYLVRVNKLIQGVGRKTNAA from the coding sequence ATGGCTACACTGAACCGCCGCCGTTTCTTGCAACACGCCGGCCTTGCCGCCGGCGCTTCCGTACTGTCCGGCCTGCCGGCGTTCGCGGCGGATGCCTTTCCCGCCAAGGCGCTGTCGCTGGTGGTACCTTATCCCGCCGGCGGCGCCAGCGATGCGTCGGCGCGCATCTTCGGCGAATCGATCAGCAAGAGCGTGCGCCAGCAGGTGGTGGTGGAGAACTACGGCGGCGGCACCGGCCTGATCGGCGCCAACAAGGTGCTGGCCGCGCCAGCCGACGGCTACACCTTCTTCCATGGTTCGATCAACGAGGTCTTCCTGGCGCCGCTGCTGAATCCCGCGGCACGCTACAAGCCGCAGGACTTCCTGCTGGCCGCGCCGATCAGCGACGCCAATATCGTGCTGATGGTGCGCAACGGCATCGCAGTGGACAGCCTGGACAAGTTCATCGAGTTCGCGCGCCAGGGCAAGGGCAAGTCGCTGACCTACGCCACCGTCGGCATCGACTCGATCTATCACCTGATGGGCGATGCGCTGGCCTCGCGCCTCGGCGTGCCGTTCCTGCACGTGCCCTACAAGGGCGGCGCCCCCGCGCTGCAGGGCCTGGCCGGCGGCGAGGTCGACTTTGCCATCCTGCCCTACCAGTCCAGCTTCGAGAGCATGCAGCAGCAAGGCCGGCTGAAGATACTGACCAGCTTCTCGCGGACCCTGCCGCCCGCGCTCAAGTCGATCCCGCTGATTTCGCAAAGCCGGCTGGTGCCGGACTTCGAATACACCATCGGCGGCGGCTATTTTGTCAGGCAGGGCACGCCGGCGGACCGCGTGGCGGTGCTGCGCAAGGCCATCGGCGAAGCGCTGGCCAAGCCGGAAATCCGAGCCAAGCTCGAGGCGGAGGGCCGCACCGTGCTGCAACCGATCGACAGCCAGGAACAAGCGAACCGGATGTTCGACCAGTACCTGGTGCGCGTCAACAAGCTGATCCAGGGCGTCGGCCGCAAGACCAACGCCGCCTGA